Proteins encoded in a region of the Gulosibacter sediminis genome:
- a CDS encoding YihY/virulence factor BrkB family protein, whose amino-acid sequence MTSAKSTKSTNGAASATSRSRQHSSADTELSLARVTIIPPYPTLPEKATFADRMKALVTWVQATRPMRVVKHWSERRGGTLASGMAYSALFSVFAALLVFFSVLGLVVGSNKELMNSLITSLSDMVPGLIDTGGGSGVVKAEDLLSLDAGSSFTIAGIIALASTLWTAMNFLNGSRLAIRAMFDLPAAPERSMAVTRLTDLGLMVAGALMLILAAGVVAAGSGLANWLIRDVFGLNLGVAGGVMIQLAGMAVTLAVYTTVVAAMLRVLAQIRIPGKTLWSGSLIGGVAIGILTYLGSALLGGATSNPLIATFATILGVLIFFNFLCMVLLITASWVKVTMDDLGQAPRVLSLEEAERLTHQAELEARRDRLATTRLRIENEMEQLPRWRRRKVRREYEAVIGEQVATENEIRTLRMGYDPLEAKAEREGIDEDDITLRR is encoded by the coding sequence GTGACCTCAGCAAAGTCGACGAAGTCTACCAACGGTGCTGCGTCCGCCACCTCGCGCTCGCGGCAGCACAGCAGCGCGGACACTGAGCTCTCCCTCGCGCGCGTCACGATCATCCCCCCGTACCCGACGCTGCCCGAAAAGGCGACGTTCGCCGACCGGATGAAGGCGCTCGTGACTTGGGTGCAGGCGACCCGACCGATGCGCGTCGTCAAGCACTGGTCGGAGCGCCGCGGCGGCACCCTCGCGAGTGGCATGGCCTACTCGGCCCTGTTCTCGGTGTTCGCCGCCCTGCTCGTGTTCTTCTCGGTGCTCGGCCTCGTCGTCGGCAGCAACAAGGAGCTGATGAACTCGCTCATCACCTCCCTCTCGGACATGGTGCCAGGCCTCATCGACACCGGCGGCGGCAGCGGCGTCGTCAAGGCCGAAGACCTGCTCTCGCTCGATGCGGGCAGCTCGTTCACGATCGCCGGTATCATCGCGCTCGCCTCGACGCTCTGGACCGCGATGAACTTCCTCAACGGCTCGCGCCTCGCGATCCGCGCGATGTTCGACTTGCCGGCCGCGCCCGAGCGCAGCATGGCCGTAACGCGGCTCACCGACCTCGGCCTCATGGTCGCCGGTGCGCTCATGCTCATCCTCGCCGCCGGTGTCGTCGCCGCCGGTAGTGGTCTCGCGAACTGGCTGATCCGCGACGTGTTTGGCCTCAATCTCGGCGTCGCCGGCGGAGTCATGATCCAGCTCGCCGGTATGGCGGTCACGCTCGCGGTCTACACCACCGTCGTCGCGGCCATGCTGCGGGTGCTCGCGCAGATCCGCATCCCCGGCAAGACGCTCTGGTCGGGCTCGCTCATCGGCGGCGTCGCGATCGGCATCCTTACCTACCTCGGCAGCGCGCTGCTCGGCGGCGCGACCTCGAACCCGCTCATCGCCACCTTCGCGACGATTCTCGGTGTGCTCATCTTCTTCAACTTCCTCTGCATGGTGCTGCTCATCACCGCCTCGTGGGTGAAGGTGACGATGGACGACCTCGGGCAGGCGCCGCGCGTGCTCTCGCTCGAGGAGGCCGAGCGCCTCACCCACCAGGCCGAGCTCGAGGCCCGCCGCGACCGCCTCGCGACGACGCGGCTGCGCATCGAGAATGAGATGGAGCAGCTGCCGCGCTGGCGCCGCCGCAAGGTGCGCCGCGAGTACGAGGCCGTGATCGGCGAGCAGGTGGCCACCGAAAACGAGATCCGCACGCTGCGCATGGGCTACGACCCGCTCGAGGCGAAGGCCGAGCGCGAGGGCATCGACGAAGACGACATCACCCTGCGCCGATAG
- a CDS encoding exodeoxyribonuclease III produces the protein MSLRIATVNVNGIRAAARKGLADWVTERTPDIITMQEVRATIEQAQPLIPAEWHVTLDESNQKGRAGVAVLTRNAPVEVRRTLGDDTVDSAGRWLEVDVQHGEHVVTVVSCYTHSGEVDTPKQEAKWGFLDAQAERMRELAAERDFVVVTGDFNIGHTELDIKNWKGNVKRAGFLPRERGYLSRMFGETDAEVTGVDGSVGAGIGYVDVGRVFAGEVPGPYTWWSNRGQAFDNDSGWRIDYQAATPKLAATVENYAVDRAAAYDQRWSDHAPVVVDYAI, from the coding sequence ATGTCGCTTCGCATCGCAACGGTCAACGTGAACGGAATCCGCGCCGCCGCCCGTAAGGGCTTGGCCGACTGGGTCACCGAACGCACGCCCGACATCATCACCATGCAGGAGGTGCGCGCCACGATCGAGCAGGCCCAGCCGCTCATTCCCGCCGAGTGGCACGTCACCCTCGACGAGAGCAACCAGAAGGGTCGCGCCGGCGTCGCCGTGCTCACCCGCAACGCTCCCGTCGAGGTGCGCCGCACGCTCGGCGACGACACGGTCGACTCGGCCGGCCGCTGGCTCGAGGTCGATGTGCAGCACGGCGAGCACGTCGTCACCGTCGTGAGCTGCTACACACACTCCGGCGAGGTCGACACCCCGAAGCAGGAGGCGAAGTGGGGCTTCCTCGACGCCCAGGCCGAGCGGATGCGCGAGCTGGCCGCCGAGCGCGACTTCGTCGTCGTCACGGGCGACTTCAACATCGGCCACACTGAGCTCGACATTAAGAATTGGAAGGGCAACGTGAAGCGCGCCGGATTCCTCCCCCGCGAGCGCGGGTACCTGTCGCGGATGTTCGGCGAGACCGACGCCGAGGTCACGGGCGTCGACGGCTCAGTCGGCGCGGGCATCGGCTACGTCGACGTCGGCCGCGTCTTCGCGGGTGAGGTGCCCGGCCCGTACACGTGGTGGTCGAACCGCGGCCAGGCCTTCGATAACGACTCGGGCTGGCGCATCGACTACCAGGCCGCGACGCCGAAACTGGCGGCGACGGTCGAGAATTACGCGGTGGACCGTGCGGCCGCCTACGATCAGAGGTGGTCGGATCACGCACCCGTCGTCGTCGACTACGCCATCTAG
- the trpS gene encoding tryptophan--tRNA ligase — MTPSAPPQPVLYSGMQPSADSLHLGNYVGALTNWVKLQNEYDAIFCVVNQHAITSGIDPEQLRTRTLSTAAQYIAAGIDPEKSILYVQSDVPEHAQLAWILGCMTGFGEASRMTQFKDKSQRYGSDKTTVGLFTYPVLMAADILLYQTQQVPVGVDQKQHIELTRNLAERFNSRFGETFTMPEGFIPKANAKVYDLQDPTAKMSKSAPSEAGLLSILDDAKVTTKKVMRAVTDADGEIRYDPETKPGVSNLLTIFAVLSGRELDDVANEYAGRGYGDLKKGLAEVVDATFTPIRTRTAELLDDRGELTRLLRSGSDRARERAAATLDLVHERIGFPTRAGL; from the coding sequence ATGACTCCGTCTGCCCCTCCGCAGCCCGTGCTCTACTCCGGCATGCAGCCGTCCGCCGATTCACTTCACCTGGGGAATTACGTCGGCGCCCTCACGAACTGGGTGAAGCTGCAGAACGAGTACGACGCGATCTTCTGCGTGGTGAACCAGCACGCGATCACCTCGGGCATCGACCCGGAGCAGCTACGCACCCGCACGCTCTCGACCGCGGCGCAGTACATCGCCGCCGGTATCGATCCCGAGAAGTCGATCCTCTACGTGCAGTCCGACGTGCCCGAGCACGCGCAGCTCGCGTGGATCCTCGGCTGCATGACTGGCTTCGGCGAGGCGAGCCGCATGACGCAGTTCAAGGACAAGTCGCAGCGCTACGGCAGCGACAAGACCACGGTCGGCCTGTTCACCTACCCCGTGCTCATGGCCGCCGACATCCTGCTCTACCAGACGCAGCAGGTGCCGGTCGGTGTCGACCAGAAGCAACACATCGAGCTCACCCGCAACCTCGCCGAGCGCTTCAACTCGCGCTTCGGCGAGACGTTCACGATGCCCGAAGGCTTCATCCCGAAGGCGAACGCGAAGGTCTACGACCTGCAGGACCCGACGGCGAAGATGTCGAAGTCGGCGCCGAGCGAGGCCGGTCTGCTGTCGATCCTCGACGACGCGAAGGTGACGACAAAGAAAGTCATGCGCGCGGTCACCGACGCCGACGGCGAGATTCGCTACGACCCCGAGACGAAGCCGGGGGTCTCGAACCTGCTCACGATCTTCGCGGTGCTTTCGGGCCGCGAGCTCGACGATGTCGCGAACGAGTACGCGGGCCGCGGCTACGGTGATCTGAAGAAGGGCCTCGCCGAGGTCGTCGACGCGACGTTCACGCCCATCCGCACCCGCACCGCCGAGCTGCTCGACGACCGGGGCGAGCTCACGCGCCTCCTGCGCTCTGGCTCCGACCGCGCACGCGAGCGCGCCGCGGCGACGCTCGACCTCGTACACGAGCGCATCGGTTTCCCGACGCGAGCCGGCCTCTAG
- a CDS encoding polyprenol monophosphomannose synthase, producing the protein MASQSDGPRHALPEATTARGDVLVVIPTYNERENIAEIAERVLGASPRIDLLIVDDGSPDGTGEIADQMAASDARVHVLHRTGKQGLATAYLQGFDWGQARGYEYLFEFDADGSHPAAKLPELIDKLDAGAELAIGSRWVPGGATENWPLSRQLLSRGAALYCKIWLKSRINDITAGFRGYRASTLKTFDLSNIGAAGYCFQIEMAWMYERKGLPVVEVPITFVERIHGASKMSSNIILEAIWRVAAWGIGYRARGAEQLVTRR; encoded by the coding sequence ATGGCATCCCAATCCGATGGCCCGCGTCACGCCTTGCCCGAGGCGACGACCGCGCGGGGCGACGTGCTCGTGGTGATTCCCACCTATAACGAGCGCGAGAACATCGCCGAGATCGCCGAGCGCGTGCTTGGCGCCTCGCCCCGCATCGACCTGCTCATCGTCGACGACGGTTCGCCCGACGGCACCGGCGAGATCGCCGACCAGATGGCGGCGAGCGACGCTCGCGTGCACGTGCTGCATCGCACCGGCAAGCAGGGCCTCGCGACGGCCTACCTGCAGGGCTTCGACTGGGGTCAGGCGCGCGGCTACGAGTACCTCTTCGAGTTCGACGCCGACGGCTCGCACCCGGCGGCGAAGCTGCCCGAGCTCATCGACAAGCTGGATGCTGGAGCCGAGCTCGCGATCGGCTCGCGCTGGGTACCGGGCGGCGCCACCGAGAACTGGCCGCTCTCTCGCCAGCTGCTGTCGCGGGGCGCAGCGCTCTACTGCAAGATCTGGCTCAAGTCGCGCATCAACGACATCACCGCCGGTTTCCGCGGCTATCGCGCGTCGACGCTGAAGACCTTCGACCTGAGCAACATCGGCGCCGCCGGCTACTGCTTCCAGATCGAGATGGCCTGGATGTACGAGCGCAAGGGCCTGCCCGTCGTCGAGGTGCCGATCACCTTCGTCGAACGCATTCACGGCGCTTCGAAGATGTCGAGCAACATCATCCTCGAGGCGATCTGGCGGGTCGCGGCCTGGGGCATCGGGTACCGCGCACGTGGCGCCGAGCAGCTGGTGACCCGCAGGTGA
- the ribA gene encoding GTP cyclohydrolase II: protein MSDEVRFEVETHLPTEHGTFRVRAYHDVETGDDHLALIGDVPGDHVPLVRLHSECLTGEAFGSLKCECGPQLRTAMDVVAEHGGVVLYLRGQEGRGIGLVNKLRAYHLQEEGLDTVDANLALGLPADARDYSAAAAILRDLGITQVRLLTNNPLKQAALTEHGIEVAERVPLEVGRNAVNDGYLRTKAERMGHLLHLDVPTEDEQDA from the coding sequence GTGAGCGACGAGGTTCGCTTCGAGGTCGAGACGCACCTCCCGACCGAGCACGGCACGTTCCGCGTTCGGGCCTATCACGACGTCGAAACGGGCGATGACCATCTCGCGCTCATCGGCGACGTGCCGGGCGACCACGTGCCGCTCGTGCGCCTGCACTCCGAGTGCCTCACGGGCGAAGCTTTCGGCTCGCTGAAGTGCGAGTGCGGCCCGCAGCTGCGCACGGCGATGGATGTGGTGGCTGAGCACGGCGGCGTCGTGCTCTACCTGCGGGGCCAGGAGGGCCGCGGCATCGGTCTCGTCAACAAGCTCCGTGCCTATCACCTGCAGGAGGAGGGCCTCGACACCGTCGACGCGAACCTCGCGCTCGGCCTGCCCGCCGACGCCCGCGACTACTCGGCCGCCGCCGCGATTCTGCGCGACCTCGGCATCACGCAGGTGCGGCTGCTCACGAACAATCCGCTCAAGCAGGCCGCGCTCACCGAGCACGGCATCGAGGTCGCCGAGCGCGTGCCGCTCGAGGTCGGTCGCAACGCCGTCAACGACGGCTACCTCCGTACGAAGGCCGAGCGGATGGGCCACCTCCTCCACCTCGACGTGCCCACCGAGGACGAGCAAGACGCCTAA
- a CDS encoding ABC transporter ATP-binding protein: MSTSRSPFARGTDSSAPRATLRQLWPYLFADKRMLALIIVISLVGAVFSLAQPLLMGLLIQQVEQGAMQWWIAWLLVAVVILAALLSGMQHFLLQRTGETIVLNARRNLIRKILRLPISEFDARRTGDLVSRVGSDTTLLRAVLTQGLIEAIGGVLTFVGAIVAMLILDWVLFLITFACVAVSAVVVVALGGRVMRASAAAQAKVGELSSSTERAISAMRTLRAANATAREERKVIEDAEGAYRRGLDIAAISAVMVPVSFLALQLSLVLVLGVGGARVASGSLTVASLISFIMFLFLMIAPLTQFFGAISAVASALGALGRIEEIVNLPDEEASDRTFGAVVTLRGPANVEAEPAAPAIEFANVSFRYPELVVRAAQARADASARFDGFVTARGRAAQKDADKLLQIDESTQVESPLVLDEVSFTVPRGHKVALVGPSGAGKSTSLALIERFYDPTAGVISLGGVDLRAIERSQLRGQLGYVQQNSPTLAGTIRDNLLLGNPGASDDECVAVLRQVNLGDVVDRSPAGLDAQVGESGVRLSGGEQQRLAIARTLLSAPPVLLLDESTSALDGENEALMRGALDTVSEGRSMLMIAHRLSTVADADEILVLDGGRIIGRGTHEQLLETTPLYRRLAEYQLLA; encoded by the coding sequence GTGAGCACCTCTCGATCCCCCTTCGCGCGCGGCACCGACTCTTCGGCGCCGCGCGCAACGCTGCGGCAGCTGTGGCCGTACCTCTTCGCCGACAAGCGCATGCTCGCGCTCATCATCGTCATTTCGCTCGTCGGCGCCGTCTTTTCGCTCGCGCAGCCGCTGCTCATGGGCCTGCTCATTCAACAGGTCGAGCAGGGCGCGATGCAGTGGTGGATCGCGTGGCTGCTCGTGGCGGTGGTGATTCTCGCCGCGCTGCTCTCGGGCATGCAGCACTTCCTGCTGCAACGTACCGGCGAGACGATCGTGCTCAACGCGCGCCGCAACCTTATTCGCAAGATCCTGCGCCTGCCGATCTCGGAGTTCGACGCCCGCCGCACCGGTGACCTCGTCTCACGTGTCGGCAGCGACACGACGCTGCTGCGAGCCGTGCTCACGCAGGGCCTCATCGAGGCGATCGGCGGCGTGCTCACCTTCGTCGGCGCGATTGTCGCGATGCTCATCCTCGACTGGGTGCTGTTCCTCATTACGTTCGCCTGCGTCGCGGTCTCGGCCGTCGTCGTCGTGGCGCTCGGCGGGCGCGTGATGCGCGCATCCGCCGCCGCCCAGGCCAAGGTCGGCGAGCTTAGCTCCTCGACCGAGCGGGCCATCTCGGCGATGCGCACGCTGCGCGCCGCAAACGCCACCGCGCGCGAGGAGCGCAAGGTGATCGAGGATGCGGAGGGCGCCTACCGCCGCGGGCTCGACATCGCCGCGATCTCGGCCGTCATGGTGCCGGTGTCGTTCCTCGCCCTGCAGCTCTCGCTCGTGCTCGTGCTCGGCGTCGGCGGCGCCCGCGTCGCCTCGGGCAGCCTCACGGTCGCCTCGCTCATCTCGTTCATCATGTTCTTGTTCCTCATGATCGCGCCGCTCACGCAGTTCTTCGGCGCCATCTCGGCCGTCGCCTCGGCGCTCGGAGCACTCGGCCGCATCGAGGAGATCGTGAACCTGCCCGACGAGGAGGCCAGCGACCGCACGTTCGGCGCCGTGGTGACGCTGCGCGGGCCCGCGAACGTCGAGGCCGAGCCCGCCGCGCCCGCGATCGAGTTCGCGAACGTGTCGTTCCGCTACCCGGAGCTTGTTGTGCGGGCCGCGCAGGCGCGAGCCGACGCATCCGCCCGCTTCGACGGCTTCGTCACCGCCCGCGGCCGTGCGGCGCAGAAGGACGCCGACAAGCTGCTCCAGATCGACGAGTCGACACAGGTCGAATCCCCGCTCGTGCTCGACGAGGTGTCGTTCACGGTGCCGCGCGGCCACAAGGTCGCGCTCGTCGGCCCCTCGGGTGCCGGCAAGTCGACCTCGCTCGCGCTGATCGAGCGCTTCTACGACCCCACCGCGGGCGTCATCTCGCTCGGCGGCGTCGACCTCCGCGCGATCGAGCGCTCGCAGCTGCGCGGCCAGCTCGGTTACGTGCAACAGAATTCGCCGACTCTCGCCGGCACGATCCGCGACAACCTGTTGCTCGGTAACCCCGGCGCGAGCGATGACGAGTGCGTCGCCGTGCTGCGCCAGGTGAACCTCGGCGACGTCGTCGACCGCTCCCCCGCGGGCCTGGATGCGCAGGTCGGCGAGTCAGGCGTGCGCCTGTCGGGCGGCGAGCAGCAGCGCCTCGCGATCGCGCGCACGCTGCTTTCTGCCCCGCCGGTGCTGCTGCTCGACGAGTCAACCTCGGCCCTCGACGGCGAGAACGAGGCGCTCATGCGCGGCGCGCTCGACACCGTCTCGGAGGGCCGCTCGATGCTCATGATCGCGCACCGGCTCTCGACGGTCGCCGACGCCGACGAAATTCTCGTGCTCGACGGCGGCCGCATCATCGGCCGCGGCACGCACGAGCAACTGCTCGAGACGACGCCGCTCTACCGCCGGCTCGCCGAATACCAGTTGCTCGCGTAG
- a CDS encoding isochorismatase family protein — protein sequence MTRGLLIVDVQNDFTEGGALACSGGGQVARDISEHLRRFGDDYACVVASRDWHNADGDNGGHFAATPDFVDSWPVHCVAGTEGAEFHPDLDTSALTAEVRKGQGKPDYSAFQGVDEQHRLLLEVLRDAEVHELDVVGIATDHCVRASALAALSLGFKVRVLSDLCAGVAPESSAAALDELEEAGAEIEYVGVA from the coding sequence ATGACGCGCGGACTTCTCATCGTCGATGTGCAGAACGATTTCACCGAGGGTGGTGCGCTCGCCTGCAGCGGCGGCGGCCAGGTGGCCCGAGACATCTCGGAGCACCTGCGGCGCTTCGGTGACGACTACGCGTGCGTCGTCGCCTCGCGCGACTGGCACAACGCCGACGGCGACAACGGCGGGCACTTCGCCGCGACCCCCGACTTCGTCGACTCGTGGCCGGTGCACTGCGTCGCCGGCACCGAGGGTGCCGAGTTCCACCCCGACCTCGACACCTCGGCGCTCACCGCCGAGGTGCGCAAGGGCCAGGGCAAGCCCGACTACTCGGCGTTCCAGGGCGTCGACGAGCAGCATCGCCTGCTGCTCGAGGTACTCCGCGACGCCGAGGTGCACGAGCTCGACGTCGTCGGCATCGCGACCGACCACTGCGTGCGCGCCTCGGCGCTCGCCGCGCTGAGCCTCGGATTCAAGGTGCGGGTGCTGAGCGACCTCTGCGCGGGCGTCGCCCCCGAGTCCTCGGCAGCCGCCCTCGACGAACTCGAAGAGGCCGGCGCCGAGATCGAGTACGTCGGCGTCGCGTAG
- a CDS encoding D-alanyl-D-alanine carboxypeptidase, protein MSTQQTDAPGRRRAPWLVALLAIALVAGLALGAGVARAGLLPEAAAPTPTPTEVVVPHPTVTTDSSTPRTCSIADDVTSADALDFHGIVERADTGEVLFARQENEATPTASVMKLVTAVTALTTLGADTRLPTTVYPGTEAGSVVIVGGGDPTLRSQTTSYYASATASISELADAVTEAGGATTVGYDDSLFTGDTWQSSWNDADRIDGSTSAISALMIDAGRADPTTEYSPRTLTPSEDAADAFANALGADVDDSITIEPDSEPIAEVWSPTIEQLVETMLLDSDNVIAEVLARLVAIELGAGSDFDAVDAGQQLALDALDVSTAGFVGADGSGLSRDNRGSAATIVGLLELIDAGEHDLGVLRDYLPQNMQSGTLETRLDGVPDGAVQAKTGYTDQVYALAGFMVLPDGTQLTFAILAAVPDPDSDATTTSLANRNALDAAATAIYDCGVELTNR, encoded by the coding sequence GTGAGCACGCAGCAGACGGATGCGCCCGGGCGACGGCGGGCGCCGTGGCTGGTGGCGCTGCTCGCAATTGCCCTCGTCGCCGGGCTTGCGCTCGGCGCCGGCGTCGCGCGCGCGGGCCTGCTGCCCGAGGCGGCCGCCCCCACGCCGACGCCGACCGAGGTGGTCGTGCCGCATCCGACCGTGACGACCGACTCGTCGACGCCGCGCACCTGCTCGATCGCCGACGACGTCACCTCGGCCGACGCCCTCGACTTCCACGGCATCGTCGAGCGCGCCGACACCGGCGAGGTGCTCTTCGCGCGGCAGGAGAACGAGGCGACCCCGACCGCATCCGTCATGAAGCTCGTCACCGCCGTCACTGCGCTGACGACGCTCGGCGCCGACACCCGCCTGCCCACCACCGTCTACCCCGGCACCGAGGCGGGCAGCGTCGTCATCGTCGGTGGCGGCGACCCGACGCTGAGGTCGCAGACCACGAGCTACTACGCCTCGGCCACGGCGTCGATCTCCGAACTCGCTGACGCGGTGACCGAGGCTGGCGGCGCCACCACCGTCGGTTACGACGACTCGCTGTTCACGGGCGACACCTGGCAGTCGAGTTGGAACGACGCCGACCGCATTGACGGCTCGACCTCGGCGATCTCGGCGCTCATGATCGACGCGGGCCGCGCCGACCCGACGACCGAGTACTCGCCTCGCACGCTGACGCCGTCGGAGGACGCGGCCGACGCCTTCGCCAACGCGCTCGGCGCCGACGTCGACGACTCGATCACCATCGAGCCTGACAGCGAGCCGATCGCCGAGGTCTGGTCGCCGACGATCGAGCAGCTCGTCGAGACGATGCTGCTCGACAGCGACAACGTGATTGCCGAGGTGCTCGCGCGCCTTGTGGCGATCGAGCTCGGCGCGGGTAGTGACTTCGACGCGGTGGATGCGGGGCAGCAGCTCGCGCTCGACGCGCTCGACGTGTCGACGGCCGGCTTCGTCGGCGCGGACGGCTCGGGCCTCTCGCGCGACAACCGCGGCAGCGCCGCGACAATCGTCGGCCTGCTCGAGCTCATCGACGCGGGCGAGCACGACCTCGGCGTGCTCCGCGATTACCTGCCGCAGAACATGCAGTCGGGCACGCTCGAGACGCGGCTCGACGGGGTGCCCGACGGCGCGGTGCAGGCGAAGACGGGGTACACCGATCAGGTGTACGCGCTCGCGGGCTTCATGGTGCTGCCCGACGGCACGCAGCTCACCTTCGCGATTCTCGCCGCGGTGCCCGATCCCGACAGCGACGCGACGACGACGAGCCTCGCGAACCGCAATGCCCTCGATGCCGCCGCGACGGCGATCTACGACTGCGGCGTCGAGCTCACGAACCGGTAA
- a CDS encoding MFS transporter produces MTATPPPYDELPPITKEIDLTPIQKKLARKSVAGSALGNAIEWFDYGIYGYLVTYIAAHFFTFGDDSGAWPTIFAFLTFAVSFLVRPLGGIILGPLGDRVGRQKVLVLTIILISLATAAIGILPTYEQVGFLAPVLLVLLRMLQGFSAGGEYAGAAVFMSEHAPDNRRGAYGSFLEFGTLLGASCAAILCTTLTAVVGEEGMLDFWWRVPFFITLALGVVALWLRSSLQESETFKQDSKHTDENESALKALGNLFKHYPKQVFKLFGFVILINVAFYIVLTYMPSYMATTLGQDPVASNWTLVAIQVVMMAVIVPFGALSDRIGRKPLLITASLGFIVLSVPAVMLLQIEAVWSHLLGLGILGICLVMVISTISSTLPALFPTAVRYSGFAIGYNISTALFGGTAGAANTWLVEVTGSPLVPGFYLAVAGLIGLISVLTFNETAGRSLRGNVIPGSDDEKRVARGEKLVGKINTPA; encoded by the coding sequence ATGACTGCGACCCCACCCCCGTACGACGAACTCCCACCCATCACCAAAGAGATCGACCTCACGCCAATCCAAAAGAAGCTGGCGCGCAAGTCGGTGGCCGGTTCCGCCCTCGGTAACGCGATCGAGTGGTTTGACTACGGCATCTACGGCTACCTCGTCACGTACATTGCGGCCCACTTCTTCACCTTCGGTGACGACTCGGGCGCGTGGCCCACGATTTTCGCCTTCCTCACCTTCGCGGTGTCGTTCCTGGTGCGGCCGCTCGGCGGCATCATTCTTGGCCCGCTCGGTGACCGCGTCGGCCGCCAGAAGGTGCTCGTGCTGACGATCATCCTCATCTCGCTTGCGACCGCGGCCATCGGCATCCTGCCCACCTACGAGCAGGTCGGCTTCCTCGCCCCCGTGCTCCTGGTGCTGCTGCGTATGCTGCAGGGCTTCTCGGCCGGTGGTGAATACGCCGGCGCCGCCGTGTTCATGTCGGAGCATGCGCCCGACAACCGCCGCGGTGCTTACGGCTCGTTCCTCGAATTCGGCACGCTGCTCGGTGCGAGCTGCGCGGCGATCCTCTGCACCACCCTCACCGCCGTCGTCGGCGAAGAAGGCATGCTCGACTTCTGGTGGCGCGTGCCGTTCTTCATCACGCTCGCGCTCGGCGTCGTCGCGCTCTGGCTGCGGTCGAGCCTGCAGGAGTCGGAGACGTTCAAGCAGGATTCGAAGCACACCGATGAGAACGAGTCGGCGCTGAAGGCCCTCGGCAACCTGTTCAAGCACTACCCGAAGCAGGTGTTCAAGCTCTTCGGCTTCGTGATCCTCATCAACGTCGCGTTCTACATCGTGCTCACCTACATGCCGAGTTACATGGCGACGACGCTGGGGCAAGACCCGGTCGCGTCGAACTGGACGCTCGTTGCGATTCAGGTGGTCATGATGGCGGTGATCGTGCCATTCGGCGCGCTGAGCGACCGAATAGGGCGTAAGCCGCTGCTGATTACGGCGAGCCTCGGGTTCATCGTGCTTTCGGTGCCCGCGGTCATGCTGCTGCAGATCGAGGCCGTGTGGTCGCACCTGCTCGGCCTCGGCATCCTCGGCATCTGCCTCGTCATGGTGATCTCGACGATCTCCTCGACCCTGCCGGCGCTGTTCCCGACCGCGGTGCGCTACTCGGGCTTCGCGATTGGCTACAACATCTCGACCGCCCTGTTCGGTGGCACTGCCGGTGCCGCGAACACCTGGCTCGTCGAGGTCACGGGCAGCCCGCTCGTGCCCGGCTTCTACCTCGCCGTCGCGGGCCTCATCGGCCTCATCTCGGTGCTCACGTTCAACGAGACCGCGGGTCGATCGCTCCGCGGCAACGTGATCCCCGGCAGCGACGACGAGAAGCGCGTCGCGCGCGGCGAAAAGCTCGTCGGCAAGATCAACACCCCCGCCTAA